One window of the Diospyros lotus cultivar Yz01 chromosome 12, ASM1463336v1, whole genome shotgun sequence genome contains the following:
- the LOC127787394 gene encoding bZIP transcription factor 16-like isoform X2, with protein sequence MPPYGTTPHPYVAMYPHGGIYAHPSIPPGSYPFSPFAMPSPNGIVEASGNTPSGMETEGKLSEGKEKLPIKRSKGSLGSLNMITGKTNEPGKTSRASANGACSKSAESGSEGSSEGSDANSQNDSQGQDSFEGSRSGGAMHGSQNGGPNTPATMVSQTPAIVPMSAAGAPGPTTNLNIGMDYWGAATSSALPALRGKATPGPVAGGMVGTGSRESLWLQDERELKRQRRKQSNRESARRSRLRKQAECDELGQRAEVLKDENASLRSELSRIRSEYDQLLEQNASLKARLGQEDPRSGRNGDDIDKQTGETEARIRSGDQ encoded by the exons ATGCCTCCTTATGGTACTACACCGCACCCATATGTTGCAATGTATCCACATGGTGGCATATATGCTCATCCATCGATTCCACCG GGATCTTATCCTTTCAGTCCTTTTGCTATGCCTTCCCCAAATGGCATTGTTGAGGCTTCT GGAAATACACCAAGCGGGATGGAAACTGAAGGAAAGTTATCTGAGGGGAAGGAAAAACTACCCATCAAGCGATCTAAGGGAAGTTTGGGCAGTTTAAATATGATTACAGGCAAAACTAATGAACCTGGTAAAACCTCCAGAGCATCTGCCAATGGAGCCTGTTCCAAAAG CGCAGAGAGTGGGAGTGAAGGTTCAAGTGAAGGAAGTGATGCAAATTCTCAAAAT GACTCACAAGGACAAGATTCTTTCGAAG GATCTCGGAGTGGTGGGGCTATGCATGGTTCTCAGAATGGAGGACCAAATACACCTGCAACAATGGTGAGTCAAACACCGGCTATTGTGCCAATGTCAGCAGCAGGTGCTCCTGGTCCTACCACTAACTTAAATATTGGTATGGACTACTGGGGTGCTGCAACTTCTTCTGCCCTTCCTGCACTCCGTGGCAAGGCAACTCCTGGTCCAGTTGCAGGGGGAATGGTCGGTACTGGATCACGGGAGAGCCTTTGGTTACAG GATGAAAGAGAGCTCAAAAGACAGAGAAGAAAACAGTCTAACAGAGAATCTGCTCGTCGATCTAGGTTGCGTAAGCAG GCAGAATGTGATGAGCTGGGTCAACGGGCTGAAGTTTTGAAAGATGAAAATGCCAGTCTTAGGTCAGAATTGAGTCGTATCCGGAGTGAGTATGACCAGCTTCTTGAGCAGAATGCATCTCTGAAG GCGAGACTCGGGCAGGAAGATCCCAGATCCGGTAGGAATGGTGATGACATTGACAAGCAAACTGGAGAAACAGAGGCGCGTATCCGAAGTGGCGATCAATAA